One genomic window of Nocardioides daphniae includes the following:
- a CDS encoding discoidin domain-containing protein — protein sequence MGPFAAVDGEEQTYWRSAPLESPTGQWLELNFTEPEPLNEIRLVAAVDLGSTVPVRKVRVEVGNRRFERDVDPATGEVVIPLTGAAAKKVRITVLEVFGDPEYGYVALREVSFRGVDIERSLVLPDNGADGDASFVFRARPHRRACVDIGFGPQCDVSTARASEEEHGLNRRFATASEGRYTVRAQVVARSTEEAGMLLNPFPRKLKAYATSTTAWDPSVGGQRAVDDNPSTPWVAAPGETNPALNLDWGVERTIDRLRIDVASLNSSRPVRAVIEAGGERREVDLSEGSLGFFEPLTATAARITFPTPGRRPSGEELPPLAVGELHLEGVNDLKVPWFPNQITGAGCGFGPELVVDGKKYRTKVIGETGQVVTGTPLDLELCQTDLVLEAGQHRMSVTSTDQFAVTTMTLTPAGGAPIREERRAREVAILDWGPTERRVSVGAGPAGVLRIPENVNIGWRATLGGEELEPLRLDSWQQGFKLPEGAGGEVTLEFVPDASYRGQLYVGALAALLLFAVAVVLELRRGGRPAGNEPVRPLRWLRRRSRLLIVAVAAVAYVFTGLPVAVGLLLGMFLIERTVARLVLPSVLVVVATTGQAVSAWRDQGVHVSWADWTAGVAVGLLLMSLVRPDGEEGR from the coding sequence ATGGGGCCGTTCGCCGCCGTCGACGGCGAGGAGCAGACGTACTGGCGCTCCGCCCCGTTGGAGTCGCCCACGGGCCAGTGGCTGGAGCTCAACTTCACCGAGCCCGAGCCGCTCAACGAGATCCGCCTGGTCGCCGCGGTCGACCTCGGTTCGACCGTCCCGGTGCGCAAGGTGCGGGTCGAGGTCGGCAACCGCCGGTTCGAGCGCGACGTCGACCCGGCCACCGGTGAGGTGGTGATCCCGCTGACCGGAGCTGCGGCGAAGAAGGTCCGGATCACCGTGCTGGAGGTCTTCGGCGACCCGGAGTACGGCTACGTCGCGCTGCGCGAGGTCTCCTTCCGCGGCGTCGACATCGAGCGCAGCCTGGTGCTGCCCGACAACGGCGCCGACGGCGACGCCTCCTTCGTCTTCCGCGCCCGGCCGCACCGTCGCGCGTGCGTCGACATCGGCTTCGGCCCGCAGTGCGACGTCAGCACGGCTCGTGCCAGCGAGGAGGAGCACGGCCTCAATCGCCGCTTCGCGACCGCGAGCGAGGGGCGCTACACGGTCCGTGCCCAGGTCGTGGCCCGCAGCACCGAGGAGGCGGGCATGCTGCTCAACCCGTTCCCCAGGAAGCTGAAGGCCTACGCGACCAGCACCACCGCCTGGGACCCCTCGGTCGGTGGCCAGCGCGCGGTCGACGACAACCCGTCCACCCCGTGGGTCGCCGCGCCCGGTGAGACCAACCCTGCGCTCAACCTCGACTGGGGCGTGGAGCGCACCATCGATCGCCTGCGGATCGACGTGGCCTCGCTCAACTCGTCGCGACCCGTGCGGGCGGTCATCGAGGCCGGGGGAGAGCGGCGCGAGGTCGACCTCAGCGAGGGGTCGTTGGGCTTCTTCGAGCCACTGACCGCGACCGCCGCGCGGATCACCTTCCCCACCCCCGGGCGTCGCCCCAGCGGTGAGGAGCTGCCGCCGCTGGCGGTGGGCGAGCTCCACCTCGAAGGCGTCAACGACCTGAAGGTGCCGTGGTTCCCCAACCAGATCACCGGTGCCGGCTGCGGCTTCGGCCCGGAGCTGGTCGTCGACGGCAAGAAGTACCGCACCAAGGTGATCGGCGAGACCGGCCAGGTCGTCACCGGCACCCCGCTCGACCTCGAGCTCTGCCAGACCGACCTGGTCCTCGAGGCCGGGCAGCACCGGATGTCGGTCACCTCGACCGACCAGTTCGCCGTCACGACGATGACGCTCACCCCCGCCGGCGGTGCGCCGATCCGGGAGGAGAGGCGCGCGCGCGAGGTCGCCATCCTGGACTGGGGCCCGACCGAGCGCCGGGTCTCCGTGGGGGCCGGGCCTGCCGGCGTGCTGCGCATCCCCGAGAACGTCAACATTGGCTGGCGGGCGACCCTGGGTGGCGAGGAGCTCGAGCCGCTGCGCCTCGACAGCTGGCAGCAGGGCTTCAAGCTCCCCGAGGGAGCCGGCGGTGAGGTCACCCTCGAGTTCGTCCCGGACGCGAGCTACCGGGGCCAGCTGTACGTCGGTGCCCTCGCTGCGCTGCTGCTCTTCGCGGTGGCCGTGGTCCTGGAGCTGCGCCGCGGTGGCCGACCGGCCGGGAACGAGCCGGTCCGTCCCCTCCGCTGGCTGCGCCGGAGGTCCCGCCTCCTCATCGTCGCCGTGGCGGCGGTGGCGTACGTCTTCACCGGCCTCCCCGTGGCCGTGGGCCTTCTCCTGGGGATGTTCCTGATCGAGCGCACGGTCGCTCGCCTGGTGCTACCGTCCGTGCTCGTCGTGGTGGCCACGACCGGGCAGGCGGTCTCGGCCTGGCGGGACCAGGGCGTGCACGTGTCGTGGGCCGACTGGACCGCGGGCGTCGCGGTGGGTCTGCTGCTGATGAGCCTGGTGCGACCGGACGGGGAAGAGGGACGATGA
- a CDS encoding glycosyltransferase family 4 protein — translation MSHVVILNWRDHWHPEGGGSETYLRQVSTRLAGAGHQVTTLTARYPGSARSEVVDGVRYVRVGKHMTVYLWAAFYLLTRRLGRIDHVIEVQNGMPFLAHLFTRAKVTVLVHHVHREQWPVVGPVLAKVGWFMESRVAPRVNRSNDYVAVSQVTASELVQLGVDEHRIRIAYNGVPPVPEFTAPPRDEHPSLVALSRLVPHKQIEHAVRTLDALRDEIPDATLTVMGDGWWADQLREMVVELGLEDRVRLLGFVDDTTKFEELSRAWVHVMPSLKEGWGLSIVEAAHVGVPSVAYRSAGGVQESILDGVTGLLAQDQDDFTDCVRRLLTDPALREGMGAKAKLRSEQFTWEATTAVIEGCLQPAG, via the coding sequence ATGAGCCATGTCGTCATTCTCAACTGGCGCGACCACTGGCACCCCGAGGGCGGTGGGTCCGAGACCTACCTGCGCCAGGTGTCGACCCGGCTCGCGGGCGCCGGCCACCAGGTCACCACGCTGACCGCCCGCTACCCAGGCAGCGCGAGGAGCGAGGTCGTCGACGGGGTGCGCTACGTCCGCGTCGGCAAGCACATGACGGTCTACCTGTGGGCGGCCTTCTACCTCCTCACCCGACGCCTCGGCCGGATCGACCACGTCATCGAGGTCCAGAACGGGATGCCGTTCCTGGCGCACCTCTTCACCCGCGCGAAGGTCACCGTCCTGGTGCACCACGTGCACCGGGAGCAGTGGCCGGTGGTCGGCCCCGTGCTGGCCAAGGTCGGCTGGTTCATGGAGTCGCGGGTCGCTCCCCGCGTCAACCGCTCGAACGACTACGTAGCGGTCAGCCAGGTCACCGCCTCCGAGCTGGTCCAGCTCGGCGTGGACGAGCACCGGATCCGGATCGCCTACAACGGCGTCCCGCCGGTGCCCGAGTTCACCGCACCGCCGCGCGACGAGCACCCCAGCCTGGTGGCGCTCAGTCGCCTCGTCCCGCACAAGCAGATCGAGCACGCCGTGCGTACGCTCGACGCGCTGCGCGACGAGATCCCCGACGCGACGCTGACTGTCATGGGCGACGGGTGGTGGGCCGACCAGCTGCGCGAGATGGTCGTCGAGCTCGGCCTCGAGGACCGCGTACGCCTGCTGGGCTTCGTGGACGACACCACGAAGTTCGAGGAGCTCTCACGCGCCTGGGTCCACGTCATGCCGTCGCTGAAGGAGGGCTGGGGGCTCTCCATCGTCGAGGCCGCCCACGTCGGCGTCCCGTCCGTGGCGTATCGCTCAGCCGGCGGCGTCCAGGAGTCGATCCTCGACGGGGTGACCGGCCTGCTGGCGCAGGACCAGGACGACTTCACCGACTGCGTACGCCGTCTGCTCACTGACCCGGCGCTGCGCGAGGGCATGGGCGCCAAGGCGAAGCTGCGCAGCGAGCAGTTCACCTGGGAGGCCACCACGGCCGTCATCGAGGGATGCCTCCAGCCGGCTGGCTGA
- a CDS encoding class I SAM-dependent methyltransferase, whose amino-acid sequence MSSSTGPSTVPGRDDWRRSVKLFRSFLTEQSDPEGFYGLIADDTLDLLRPHVDLAGLTIADFGGAAGFYSDAFRRAGATSVVVDLDHTEIVAHGVKHPLSVVARAEQSPLRDESVDIGFSSNMLEHVPDLASVADQIARVVKPGGLVVLSYTAWYGPWGGHETSPWHLLGGHRAARRYERKTGRPPKNVYGENMFAATVAEGMEWARSRDDLVLLEERPRYLPPSSRHLLKVPGVREVLTWNLWQVLRKK is encoded by the coding sequence ATGAGTTCCTCAACGGGGCCGTCGACCGTGCCGGGACGTGACGACTGGCGCCGGTCGGTGAAGCTCTTCCGGTCCTTCCTGACCGAGCAGAGCGACCCCGAGGGCTTCTACGGCTTGATCGCCGACGACACCCTCGACCTGTTGCGTCCGCACGTGGACCTCGCCGGGCTGACCATCGCCGACTTCGGGGGAGCGGCGGGCTTCTACTCCGACGCCTTCCGTCGCGCCGGTGCGACCTCGGTCGTGGTCGACCTCGACCACACGGAGATCGTGGCGCACGGGGTGAAGCACCCCTTGTCGGTCGTCGCGCGGGCCGAGCAGTCACCCCTGCGGGACGAGTCCGTCGACATCGGCTTCTCCAGCAACATGCTGGAGCACGTGCCCGACCTCGCCTCGGTCGCCGACCAGATCGCGCGCGTGGTGAAGCCGGGCGGTCTCGTGGTGCTCTCGTACACGGCCTGGTATGGCCCGTGGGGTGGGCACGAGACGTCGCCGTGGCACCTGCTCGGTGGCCATCGGGCCGCGCGCCGCTACGAGCGGAAGACCGGTCGCCCGCCCAAGAACGTGTACGGCGAGAACATGTTCGCCGCCACCGTCGCGGAGGGCATGGAGTGGGCGCGCTCCCGCGACGACCTCGTCCTGCTGGAGGAGCGTCCGCGCTACCTCCCGCCCTCGAGCCGCCACCTGCTGAAGGTGCCCGGCGTGCGCGAGGTGCTGACCTGGAACCTGTGGCAGGTTCTGCGCAAGAAGTGA
- a CDS encoding DUF3068 domain-containing protein, whose translation MSGGSTKVRGKLGPILSGIGGFLLVAGILLNVYAYPKLATAPMDQDSTSTLVGPDATVFDIGSLTEINTELTTTAKTVGDVEDSEEAGDNIRVWVNSTSTKSADGVVRSRSIERVAFDGFTGEAVDCCNAWSETTMGQSEETKFEGQVFKFPFQTEKKTYKWWDGTLKRAIDAKFEREEELDGINTYVFVQTIEPEIWTQAPALPPEKLGMKGKEPIVADRTYGNIRTFWVEPETGVVLNRVEQQSATLQVDGEDKITVTDVETEFTKETVANNVKEYGDKAKQLKLIRSTLPLALGIGGLLLILVGFLLHRRAKASEY comes from the coding sequence ATGTCTGGAGGGAGCACGAAAGTGCGAGGAAAGTTGGGCCCGATCCTCTCGGGCATTGGTGGGTTCCTACTCGTTGCGGGAATCCTCCTGAACGTCTACGCGTACCCGAAGTTGGCCACGGCCCCGATGGACCAGGACAGCACCTCCACGCTGGTCGGTCCTGATGCGACCGTCTTCGACATCGGGTCGCTGACCGAGATCAACACCGAGCTCACCACGACGGCCAAGACCGTCGGTGACGTCGAGGACTCCGAGGAGGCCGGCGACAACATTCGCGTCTGGGTCAACTCGACCTCGACCAAGTCGGCTGACGGCGTGGTCCGTTCGCGCAGCATCGAGCGCGTGGCGTTCGACGGCTTCACGGGCGAGGCGGTCGACTGCTGCAACGCCTGGTCCGAGACCACCATGGGTCAGTCGGAGGAGACCAAGTTCGAGGGACAGGTCTTCAAGTTCCCGTTCCAGACCGAGAAGAAGACGTACAAGTGGTGGGACGGCACGCTGAAGCGCGCCATCGACGCCAAGTTCGAGCGCGAGGAGGAGCTGGACGGGATCAACACCTACGTCTTCGTCCAGACCATCGAGCCTGAGATCTGGACCCAGGCCCCGGCGCTGCCGCCGGAGAAGCTGGGCATGAAGGGCAAGGAGCCGATCGTCGCCGACCGCACGTACGGCAACATCCGTACCTTCTGGGTCGAGCCGGAGACCGGCGTCGTCCTGAACCGCGTCGAGCAGCAGTCCGCCACCCTGCAGGTCGACGGTGAGGACAAGATCACCGTGACCGACGTGGAGACGGAGTTCACCAAGGAGACGGTGGCCAACAACGTCAAGGAGTACGGCGACAAGGCGAAGCAGCTCAAGCTGATCCGCTCGACCCTGCCGCTCGCCCTCGGCATCGGCGGCCTTCTGCTGATCCTGGTGGGCTTCCTGCTCCACCGCCGCGCCAAGGCCTCGGAGTACTGA
- a CDS encoding class I SAM-dependent methyltransferase, with protein sequence MSEPRSPEWEHLPQSVSVDRRAVTEDESRRANGPEWDRYADEYQATHGEFLGDIGFVWGPEGLTEQQAGALGDLRGRRVLEVGSGAGQCSRWVTQQGGTGIGIDLSLRQLQHARRIDAETGVRVPSALGTATQLPFRDSSFDVVFSSFGALQFVADLDAAVTETARVLRPGGRFAFSITHPTRWSFPDDPGTEGLTASQSYWDRTPYVETDPETGVVTYVEHHRTLGDWVRLLAATGFRLVDLVEPEWPEGHDRVWGGWSRTRGLLTPGTALFVADLEP encoded by the coding sequence GTGTCCGAGCCACGCTCCCCCGAGTGGGAACACCTGCCGCAGTCCGTCTCCGTCGACCGCAGGGCGGTCACCGAGGACGAGTCCCGCCGGGCCAACGGCCCGGAGTGGGACCGCTACGCCGACGAGTACCAGGCCACGCACGGCGAGTTCCTCGGCGACATCGGCTTCGTCTGGGGCCCCGAGGGACTCACCGAGCAGCAGGCGGGAGCCCTGGGCGACCTCCGCGGACGCCGCGTGCTCGAGGTGGGCAGCGGCGCGGGGCAGTGCTCGCGCTGGGTGACGCAGCAGGGCGGCACCGGCATCGGGATCGACCTGTCACTGCGCCAGCTGCAGCACGCGCGACGGATCGACGCGGAGACCGGCGTGCGGGTCCCCTCTGCGCTGGGGACAGCCACCCAGCTGCCCTTCCGCGACTCGTCGTTCGACGTCGTCTTCTCCTCGTTCGGGGCGCTGCAGTTCGTCGCGGACCTCGACGCCGCGGTCACGGAGACGGCACGAGTGCTGCGCCCGGGTGGCCGCTTCGCCTTCTCCATCACCCACCCGACCCGCTGGTCCTTCCCCGACGACCCCGGGACCGAGGGGTTGACCGCCTCCCAGTCGTACTGGGACCGCACCCCGTACGTGGAGACCGACCCCGAGACCGGCGTGGTCACCTACGTCGAGCACCACCGCACCCTGGGCGACTGGGTCCGCCTGCTCGCCGCCACCGGCTTCCGCCTCGTCGACCTCGTCGAGCCGGAGTGGCCCGAGGGTCACGACCGCGTCTGGGGCGGTTGGTCACGTACGCGAGGACTGCTGACCCCGGGCACGGCACTCTTCGTCGCCGACCTCGAGCCCTGA
- a CDS encoding phosphotransferase family protein produces MEWAPLPGGWSGESFLTGIGEERSVVRIYARPSARGVYAAQVDAALMRLVRGLVPTPEVVELRPAAEGSPALLVTRYVPGPRADDVVRDAGPDVLAEVGGRLGRLAGTLAGVATLKAGEFVDEDLRIEPFPQVRQDLPALVEDRLDRLRGLDDVARESLRDLAHDAQQLLDEVGRTALVHGDLTAKNVVLGAGGEVAALVDWEHAHSGHPHADLGSLLRFDRHPAWEEAVLSGWSAVRDEDPGVARDRARCADLLALVDLAARPGGNLVVDLAEVFLAEVVRTGDVHAHP; encoded by the coding sequence ATGGAGTGGGCGCCGCTGCCCGGCGGCTGGTCGGGGGAGAGCTTCCTGACCGGGATCGGCGAGGAGCGTTCGGTGGTGCGGATCTACGCGCGCCCCAGCGCCCGGGGCGTGTACGCGGCCCAGGTCGACGCCGCACTGATGCGACTGGTGCGTGGGCTGGTGCCGACACCCGAGGTGGTGGAGCTGCGCCCGGCGGCGGAGGGGTCACCCGCCCTGCTGGTGACCCGGTACGTCCCGGGTCCCCGCGCGGACGACGTGGTCCGTGACGCCGGCCCGGACGTGCTCGCCGAGGTGGGCGGACGACTGGGGCGCCTGGCCGGCACGCTCGCCGGCGTCGCGACGCTCAAGGCGGGGGAGTTCGTCGACGAGGACCTGCGGATCGAGCCGTTCCCACAGGTGCGTCAGGACCTCCCCGCCCTCGTGGAGGACCGGCTCGACCGGTTGCGGGGGCTCGACGACGTCGCCCGGGAGTCGTTGCGCGACCTCGCGCACGACGCCCAGCAGCTGCTCGACGAGGTGGGGCGCACCGCACTCGTCCACGGCGACCTGACCGCCAAGAACGTCGTGCTGGGTGCCGGTGGGGAGGTCGCCGCCCTGGTCGACTGGGAGCACGCGCACAGCGGCCATCCGCACGCCGACCTCGGCAGCCTGCTCCGCTTCGACCGCCACCCTGCGTGGGAGGAGGCGGTCCTGTCCGGGTGGAGCGCGGTCCGCGACGAGGACCCGGGCGTGGCCCGTGACCGGGCGCGCTGCGCCGACCTCCTCGCGCTCGTCGACCTGGCGGCCCGACCGGGTGGCAACCTGGTGGTCGACCTGGCGGAGGTCTTCCTGGCCGAGGTCGTACGCACGGGAGACGTGCACGCCCATCCCTGA
- the rpsA gene encoding 30S ribosomal protein S1, with product MTSTSIPLPDYDAPQVAINDIGSEEDFLAAIDATIKYFNDGDIVDGTIVKVDRDEVLLDIGYKTEGVIPSRELSIKHDVDPSEVVSIGDKVEALVLQKEDKEGRLILSKKRAQYERAWGTIEQVKEEDGVVEGTVIEVVKGGLILDIGLRGFLPASLVEMRRVRDLQPYVGQTLEAKIIELDKNRNNVVLSRRAWLEQTQSEVRHGFLTQLQKGQIRKGVVSSIVNFGAFVDLGGVDGLVHVSELSWKHIDHPSEVVTVGDEVTVEVLDVDMDRERVSLSLKATQEDPWQHFARTHQIGQIVPGKVTKLVPFGSFVRVEEGIEGLVHISELAERHVEIPEQVVQVNDDVMVKIIDIDLERRRISLSLKQANETSAAADVDEFDPTLYGMAATYDDQGNYVYPEGFDPETGEWLEGFDEQRATWEEQYAKAHARWEAHVKQQAEAKQAEAEAGEATSYSSGGDVEAADEVGGSLASDEALQALREKLTGGN from the coding sequence ATGACGAGCACCAGCATTCCTCTTCCCGACTACGACGCCCCCCAGGTGGCGATCAACGACATCGGTTCCGAAGAGGACTTCCTCGCCGCGATCGACGCGACGATCAAGTACTTCAACGACGGCGACATCGTCGACGGCACCATCGTGAAGGTCGACCGTGACGAGGTGCTCCTCGACATCGGTTACAAGACCGAAGGTGTCATCCCCTCCCGCGAGCTCTCGATCAAGCACGACGTCGACCCGTCCGAGGTCGTCTCGATCGGTGACAAGGTTGAGGCCCTCGTCCTCCAGAAGGAGGACAAGGAAGGTCGTCTGATCCTGTCGAAGAAGCGCGCCCAGTACGAGCGCGCCTGGGGCACCATCGAGCAGGTCAAGGAAGAGGACGGCGTCGTCGAGGGCACCGTCATCGAGGTCGTCAAGGGTGGTCTCATCCTGGACATCGGCCTGCGCGGCTTCCTGCCCGCCTCGCTCGTGGAGATGCGTCGCGTCCGCGACCTGCAGCCCTACGTCGGCCAGACCCTCGAGGCCAAGATCATCGAGCTCGACAAGAACCGCAACAACGTGGTCCTGTCGCGCCGTGCCTGGCTCGAGCAGACCCAGTCCGAGGTTCGCCACGGCTTCCTGACCCAGCTCCAGAAGGGCCAGATCCGCAAGGGCGTCGTCTCCTCGATCGTCAACTTCGGTGCCTTCGTGGACCTGGGCGGCGTCGACGGTCTCGTCCACGTCTCCGAGCTCTCCTGGAAGCACATCGACCACCCGTCCGAGGTCGTCACCGTGGGTGACGAGGTCACCGTCGAGGTCCTCGACGTCGACATGGACCGCGAGCGCGTCTCGCTGTCGCTCAAGGCCACCCAGGAAGACCCGTGGCAGCACTTCGCCCGCACCCACCAGATCGGCCAGATCGTTCCCGGTAAGGTCACCAAGCTGGTGCCCTTCGGTTCGTTCGTCCGCGTCGAGGAGGGCATCGAGGGCCTCGTGCACATCTCCGAGCTGGCCGAGCGCCACGTGGAGATCCCCGAGCAGGTCGTCCAGGTCAACGACGACGTCATGGTCAAGATCATCGACATCGACCTCGAGCGTCGCCGGATCTCGCTGTCCCTCAAGCAGGCCAACGAGACCTCCGCTGCCGCCGACGTCGACGAGTTCGACCCGACGCTCTACGGCATGGCCGCCACGTACGACGACCAGGGCAACTACGTCTACCCCGAGGGCTTCGACCCCGAGACCGGCGAGTGGCTCGAGGGCTTCGACGAGCAGCGCGCGACCTGGGAGGAGCAGTACGCCAAGGCGCACGCTCGCTGGGAGGCGCACGTCAAGCAGCAGGCCGAGGCCAAGCAGGCCGAGGCTGAGGCCGGCGAGGCCACCTCGTACAGCTCCGGCGGCGACGTCGAGGCTGCCGACGAGGTCGGTGGCTCGCTCGCGTCCGACGAGGCGCTGCAGGCCCTGCGCGAGAAGCTGACCGGCGGCAACTGA
- the coaE gene encoding dephospho-CoA kinase: protein MTRVGLTGGVASGKSTVSARLAELGAVIVDADLLAREVVAVGTDGLAAVVEEFGPDVLAEDGSLDRPAVGAVVFADETKRRALEAIIHPRVRAAGAALEAAAAPDAVVVHDIPLLVETGQAGFFDSVVVVDVPVEEQVRRMVELRGMTEADARARVAAQATRQDRLAAADFVIDNTGDLAQLRARVDEVYDALRARTDA from the coding sequence GTGACCAGGGTCGGACTGACCGGTGGCGTGGCGTCGGGCAAGAGCACGGTCTCGGCGCGCCTGGCCGAGCTCGGTGCAGTCATCGTGGACGCCGACCTCCTGGCCCGCGAGGTCGTGGCCGTCGGCACCGACGGGCTCGCTGCCGTCGTGGAGGAGTTCGGCCCCGACGTCCTCGCCGAGGACGGCAGCCTCGACCGCCCGGCCGTGGGTGCCGTCGTCTTCGCCGACGAGACCAAGCGGCGGGCGCTGGAGGCGATCATCCACCCGCGGGTCCGTGCGGCCGGCGCGGCGCTGGAGGCCGCAGCCGCGCCCGACGCCGTCGTCGTGCACGACATTCCCCTGCTGGTCGAGACGGGGCAGGCTGGTTTCTTCGACTCCGTCGTCGTGGTCGACGTGCCGGTCGAGGAGCAGGTGCGTCGCATGGTCGAGCTGCGCGGGATGACCGAGGCGGACGCCCGGGCCAGGGTGGCCGCCCAGGCCACCCGTCAGGACCGTCTCGCCGCTGCGGACTTCGTGATCGACAACACCGGCGACCTGGCGCAGCTGCGCGCCCGCGTCGACGAGGTCTACGACGCACTACGGGCCCGCACCGACGCCTGA
- a CDS encoding sigma-70 family RNA polymerase sigma factor, with amino-acid sequence MATRTAPRAHSADREIEGRDSVGLYLDEIARTPLLDAATEVELSKTIEAGLMAEHLLATGRIGRRKGGAPMSATEEELRWLAEEGQRAVDTFISANLRLVVSIARKYGRAQMPMLDLIQEGNTGLIRAVEKFDYTKGYKFSTYATWWVRQAITRGIAQQARVVRLPVHVVEELNQVGNARRTLERQLGRDPEPVEIANELGMTTERVLDLMAWGRDHVSLDTPLDEDGDTSLGDLMAQETAPGPDANVLDVESRARLDTLVGQLDDRSADIVRARYGLTDGRQHKLADIGARHGISAERVRQLEREALQKLRRLGDPDLAA; translated from the coding sequence ATGGCAACTCGCACGGCACCCCGCGCCCACAGCGCCGACCGGGAGATCGAAGGCCGCGACTCGGTCGGACTCTACCTGGACGAGATCGCGCGCACTCCCCTGCTGGACGCCGCGACCGAGGTCGAGCTCTCCAAGACGATCGAGGCCGGCCTGATGGCTGAGCACCTCCTCGCCACGGGCCGCATCGGCCGCCGCAAGGGTGGCGCTCCGATGTCGGCCACCGAGGAGGAGCTCCGTTGGCTGGCCGAGGAGGGCCAGCGCGCCGTCGACACGTTCATCAGCGCCAACCTGCGCCTGGTCGTCTCGATCGCCCGCAAGTACGGCCGGGCCCAGATGCCGATGCTCGACCTGATCCAGGAGGGCAACACCGGCCTGATCCGGGCGGTCGAGAAGTTCGACTACACCAAGGGGTACAAGTTCTCGACCTACGCGACCTGGTGGGTGCGTCAGGCGATCACCCGCGGCATCGCGCAGCAGGCACGCGTCGTACGCCTGCCCGTGCACGTCGTCGAGGAGCTCAACCAGGTGGGCAACGCACGCCGGACCCTCGAGCGCCAGCTGGGCCGCGACCCCGAGCCCGTCGAGATCGCCAACGAGCTCGGCATGACCACCGAGCGTGTCCTCGACCTGATGGCGTGGGGCCGTGACCACGTCTCGCTCGACACGCCGCTCGACGAGGACGGCGACACCTCGCTCGGCGACCTGATGGCCCAGGAGACCGCGCCCGGCCCGGACGCCAACGTCCTGGACGTCGAGTCCCGTGCCCGGCTCGACACCCTCGTGGGCCAGCTCGACGACCGTTCGGCCGACATCGTCCGCGCCCGCTACGGCCTCACCGACGGACGCCAGCACAAGCTGGCCGACATCGGCGCCCGCCACGGCATCTCCGCCGAGCGGGTGCGCCAGCTCGAGCGCGAGGCGCTCCAGAAGCTGCGCCGGTTGGGAGACCCCGACCTGGCCGCCTGA